CTCTCGATCATGAACCGCTGCGGCGAGGCTCTGCGGGTGTTCTCGGCCTCGGCCCATATCCCGGCCGCAGTGATGCTGATCGGCGGCCGTGGCTGGATGGCGGGACCTGCCTGCATCATCCCGCGCCAGAGCGTCGCACTCTACGATCTCTGCAAGGCGGGCCGCTGGGATGAGGCCATGGCGCTGCAGCGCCGGCTGTGGCGCATCAACGAGGCCTTCGCCCGCTTCAATCTCGCCGCCTGTATCAAGGCGGGGTTGGCGAGCCAGGGCTACGATGTCGGCGATCCCGTCCTGCCGCAGGTCCCGCTGACGGCCGACGCACGCAAGGTCGTGGAAGCGGCGTTGCGGGAGCTGAAATAGCCGTTTGCCACGCGGCAATTTGCCCCGGCGCCGTGCCGGACGCAAAAACACTCCTTACCTGACGGAGAAACTTCCGTTCGTTTGCGACGTTGCTGCGTGAGCGAGGTGTGTGACCACATGCATGTGCGTCCCGAGATCGTATCCGGCACAAGAGACGGTAATCCCCGATGAATCGTCGCTATGCGATTGCCGCGGCGGTCTTCGCCGCCCTGCTGCTCGCCATCACGTCCGCGAAAATCCTGCATGTCCCGAGCTCGTATGTCCCATGGGCGGCGCCCTCCGCACGTGCCGTCGAGCAGCGCGGGCCGCTGTCCGATGGCGAAAAGGCGACCATCGACATCTTCGAGCGCGTATCGCCTTCGGTCGTCCAGGTTGCCGTCAAGTCGGCGGCCAATCCTCTAATGAGCGAGGAAGGGCAGGGCAGCGGCGGAGCTTCAGGCACGGGCTTCGTCTGGGATCGCGACGGACATCTCGTGACGAACAACCATGTCGTGGCCAATGGCAACGAGATCGCCGTGCGCTTCGCGTCGGGAGAGGTGGCCGAGGTCGAGCTCGTCGGCCGAGCTCCCAATTACGATCTCGCGGTGCTGCGGATCCGCAGCGTGCGCCAGCTTCCGCCGCCGATCGCGCTCGGCAGTTCGAACGACCTGAAGGTCGGGCAGTCTGCCTTCGCGATCGGCAATCCCTTTGGGCTGGATCAATCGATGACGAGCGGCATCATCAGCGCGCTCAAGCGCAGGCTTCCGACTCATGGCGGCCGGGAGATTGCCAACGTCATCCAGACCGATGCCGCGATCAACCCGGGCAATTCGGGCGGGCCTTTGCTGGATTCCGCCGGCCGGCTGATCGGCGTCACCACGGCGATCATCTCGCCGTCCGGATCGAACGCCGGGATCGGCTTTGCGGTGCCGGTCGACATCGTGAATCGGATTGTCCCCGAGCTCATTCGCAACGGCCGCGTGCCGACGCCCGGCATCGGCATTGTGGCCGCCGGCGAGGATGTCTCGACCCGGCTTGGCGTCGAAGGGGTGATCGTCGTGCGGACGGCCCCCGGAAGTCCGGCTGAGCAGGCGGGGATTCGTGGTGTCAACTTTTCGACTGGGGCGGTCGGGGACATCATCACCGCCGTCGAAGGCAAGCCGGTGCGGCGCCTCGCCGACCTGACCGATGCGCTGGAGCAGGTCGGCGCCGGGAAGACTGTCCGCATTACTGTCAAGCGGGGCTCGGACAGCCGCGACGTGAACGTGGGCATCATCGACATCGAGCGCTCCTGAACCGGCAATCTGCGCGGCCAAAGCGGGCGTAGCACGCAATGCAGATGTGCTGCGGGTCGGTTGTATCGACTGCAAAATCGGCTAAAACCGCCGCGGTCGTTTTCCGGATTTCAAGGACCCCACGGAATGAACATTCTTCCCGGCAATTTGCGTTTCGGAGCGGGGCAGCCCGTCAAGCGTTTGGAAGACCAGCGGCTGCTCACCGGGAAGGGGCAGTTCATCGACGACAAGCCGGAGGACGGCGCGCTGTGGTTGCACGTGCTGCGCTCGCCGCACGCCCACGCGAAGATCGTTTCGGTCGACACCGGCGTCGCGGCGTCGATGCCGGGCGTCATCGCGGTCTATACGGGGGCGGACCTCGTCAAGGACGACGTCGGCAGCATCCCCACGCTGAGCATCTTCAAGCGTCCCGACGGCAAGCCGATGACGGTGCCGCCGCGCCGCCTGCTCGCCCACGAGGTCGTGCGCTATGCCGGTGAGGCCGTGGCCGCCGTGGTGGCGTCGTCGCGCACTGAGGCGCAGAGCGCGGCCGAGGCGATCGTGGTCGAATATGACGTGCAGCCCGCAGTGGTCGATCCCGTCGAGGCGGTGAAGCCCGGCGCGCCCGTGGTGTGGCCGGAGGCGCCTGACAACATCGTCGGCGCCATGGCTTACGGCGATGCCGTCAAGGTTGACGAGGCCTTTGCCAAGGCTGCACATACCGTCGAGCTCGATGTCGTCAGCCAGCGCCTCGTGCCCTCCGCGATGGAGCCGCGCTCGACCATTGCCGAGATCGACAAGAAATCCGGTCGCCTTCTCCTGCATGTGCAATCGCAGACGCCGGCCTCGACCCGCGACGTGCTGGCGGAAGCCGTGCTCAAGCGTCCCAAGGACAGCGTCCGCGTGCTGGTCGGCGACATCGGCGGCGGCTTTGGCCAGAAGACGAACCTCTATCCGGAAGATGGTATCGTCGCTTACGCGGCAACCAAGCTGAACAAAAAAATCCGGTGGCGCGGCGACCGCACCGACGAGTTCGTCGGCGGCACCCACGGCCGCGATCTCACCTCCACGGCGTCCTTCGCGCTCGACGAGAAGGGCAAGGTGCTGGCCTATCGCGTCAAGTCGATCGGCTGCACCGGCGCCTATTCCTCGGGTGCGGCGAACATCATTCCGCTGGTGCTTGGGCCGTTCGTGCAGACCGGCGTCTACGATTTGCCGCTGGTGCATTTCGAAGTGCAGTCGGTGATGACGCACACCGCGCCCGTTGGTGCCTACCGCGGCGCCGGCCGCCCCGAGGCGGTGTTCATCGTCGAGCGCCTGTTCGACGCGGCCGCGCGAAAAATCGGCATGGATCCGCGCGCGATCCGCAAAGCCAACTACATCAAGCCCGCGCAGCTGCCCTACACCAATGCAGCGGGCCAAGTGTATGATTCCGGCGCCTTCGCGCACATGCTCGACCGTGCCGTGAAGCTTGCCGACTGGGACGGCTTTGCCGCACGTAAGAAAGCAGCGAAGAAGAAAGGCCTGCTCTACGGCCGCGGGCTCACGTCCTACATCGAATGGACCGGCGGCCGCGCCCACACCGAGAAGGTGAGCCTGCACGCGACCTCGCAGGGCCGCGTCGTGCTGCATTCCGGCACCATGGCGATGGGGCAGGGGCTGCAGACCACCTACACTCAGATGATCTCCGACACGCTCGGGATTGCCATGGACAAGATCGATGTCGTCCAGGGCGACACTGATCTCGCCATGGGTTTTGGCAGCGTCGGCTCGCGCTCACTGTTCGTCGGCGGCACGGCGGTCGCGGTGTCGTCCAACGATTTGATCCAGAAGGCCCGCGAGAAGGCGGCGAACGTGCTGGAGACCTCGGTCGAGGACATCGAATACCAGGGCGGCATGCTCACCGTGGTCGGAACCGACCGCCGCATCAGCCTGTTCGATCTCGCCGAGAAGGAGAGCGGCGCCAAGCTCAGCGTCGATTCAGAGGGTGAGGTGGATGGGCCGAGCTGGCCGAACGGCACGCATATCTGCGAGGTCGAGATCGATCCCGAGACCGGCGTGTCGAAGGTCGTGCGCTACACCACCGTCGACGACGTCGGTGTGGCCGTGAACCCGATGCTGGTGACGGGGCAGATCCATGGCGGCGTCGCGCAGGGCATCGGTCAGGCATTGTATGAGGGCGTGTCCTACGATGCCGACGGCCAGCTCCTCACCGCGAGCTACCAGGACTACTGCATCCCGCGCGCCGACGACGTGCCGCCGATCGTGGTGACGCTCGACGATTCCGCGCCCTGTCGCACCAATCCGCTCGGTGCCAAAGGCTGCGGCGAATCCGGTGCCATCGGCGGCCCGCCTTGCGTCACCAACGGCGTGATGGACGCGCTCGCCGAGCTCGGCATCACCCAGCTGAATACGCCCCTGACGCCGCAGAAGATCTGGAACGCGATCAGCGACGCGAAGACGAGTTAGGGGCTCAGCTGAAGCCTCAAACTCGGTGTCGTCCCGGCCTAGTGCGCGATTGCGCACGAGGCCCGGGACGACAGCGAGTGTGTGGCGCTAGCGCCGCCTCAAATCCCCAGCATCATCTTGGCGATGATGTCGCGCTGGATCTCCGAGGTGCCGCCGAAGATCGTGTAGGCGCGGCCGTTGAGATATTCCGGCACCACCGTCAGCATCTCCTCAGGCGTCGCCGGCTCGTGGTTGAGCTTGTAGAGCGGGCGCATCGGCTCGACGGCGAGGGCGTCATGGCCGATCACGTCGGCCCCCAGCCGCGTCACGGCCTGGCGGATTTCGCTGTTGCGCAACTTCAGGATCGACGACACCGCGCCGGGATTCTGCCCGGTCTGGAGTGCCGAGAGCACGCGCAGCTCGGTCATCTCCAACGCGTCGATGTCAACCTCGACCTCGGAGATGCGCGTGGCGATGTCGGGGCTGTCGATCGCGCGGCCCGTGAGGTCGGACTCGGCGAGATCCGCGATCGCCTTCAGTCCTTCGCGCAGCTTGGCCGACGCGATCCCCGAGCCGCGCTCGAACTCGAGCAGATATTTGCCGTAGGTCCAGCCCTTGCCTTCCTCGCCGACGCGGTTGGCCACGGGCACCCGCACGTCGTCGAAGAACACCTGGTTGACCTCGTGGTCGCCGCCGATGGTGAGGATGGGGCGCGTGGTGATGCCGGGTGTCTTCATGTCGATCAGGATGAAGCTGATGCCCTCCTGCTGCCGCGGCCCGTCGCTGGTGCGCACCAGCGCGAACATGCGGTTGGCGTGGTGCGCATGCGTGGTCCAGATTTTCGTACCGTTGATGATGTAGTCGTCGCCGTCGCGCACCGCGCGCGTCTTCAGTGAGGAGAGATCGGAGCCTGAGCCGGGCTCGGAATAGCCCTGGCACCAATAATCCTCGCCGGAGAGGATCCGCGGCAGATAGAAGTTCTTCTGTTCCGGCGAGCCGAAGCCGATGATGACGGGCCCGACCATCTTCACGCCCATCACGTTGACATTCGGCACGCCAGCCCGTGCGGATTCGGTCTCGAAGATCCAGCGCTGCGCCGGCGTCCAGTCCGGGCCGCCGTGCTCGACCGGCCAGCCCGGCGCGCCCCAACCCTGCCTGTGCAGCGCGCGCTGCCAAGCCATGCCGATGTCGGGATCGGAGAACACGGACGGTGTCAGCGCGGTGGCGCGCTTCATCTCATCGGTGAGGTTCTTCGCAATGAAGCCCCGCACCTCGTCCTGGAAGGCGCGTTCCTCGGCATTGAACGACAGGTCCATGAGGCTCTCCCAGTGTCAGGCGGGCACGGCGGTGCGGCCAAGCCCGGCATGGCGGCCATAATGATGCGCGCTACCGCCGAACAGCGTGTCGAAGGCGACCAGCCGCTTGAAATAGGCGCCAACCTCGAGCTCCTCGGTGACGCCCATGCCGCCGTGGAGCTGGATCGACTGCTCGCCGACGAAGCGGGCGCATTTGCCGATTTTTGCTTTCGCGCCCGATGCGGCCCGCGCGCGCTCGACCGGCGGGCTGTCGGCTTTCAGCGCGGCGCGCAGCGCCATCGAACGGGACTCGTCGACCTGCATGGCCATATCGGCAAGGCGGTGGCGGATCACCTGGTTGGCGGACAGCGGCCGGCCAAATTGCTTGCGGATCTTGGTGTACTCCAGCGTCGTCTCCAGCAGCGTCTGCATGATGCCGACGGCCTCGGCGCCGAGCGCGGCTATGGCGCGATCGACGGCCCATTCGATCGCAGGCAGCGCGTCGCGGTCGTCGCCAAGCAAGGCGTCTTTGGGCAGATGCACGTCGGACAGCGCGATGTTGCAGGCGCGCCCGCCGCCGAGGCGCGCGTAGTCGGAGATCGCGAGGCCCGGCACTGTGGCCGGCACCACGAACAGGCCGATCCGTCCCGAAGGGCCGTGATGGTCATGGGTAACTGCGGAGACGATGATCTCATCGGCGGCATGCCCGTCGAGCACGGCGATCTTGCTGCCGGTCAGGCGCCAGCCCTGCACCGTCTTGTTGGCGACGGTCGCGACCTTGGCAAGATCGAACCGTGCCGCGCGCTCGGAATGCGCAAACGCAAGCTTCAGCGATCCGTCCGCCACCTTGGGCAGGCTCGCCTGCTTTTGCTCCTTGGTGCCGCATCTGTCGATCAGCGCGGCGCCCAGCACCACGGTTGCAACATAGGGCTCCGACACCAGTCCGCGGCCAAAGGCTTCCATCAGGATGCCGACATCGACCGCGCCGCCGCCGAGGCCGCCAAACTCCTCCGGAAGCGGCAGCGCCAGCCAGCCGAGCTCGGCGAATAGTTTCCAGACATCGGGGCTGAAGCCGAGCGGATCGTTCGCCATCTTGCGGCGATGATCGGCGTCGTAGCTTTCGGCCACGAACCGTTCCGCACTCTCGCGCAGCAGGCGCTGCTTGTCACTGAGATTGAGGTCCATGTCGCTACTCTCCGGCCGCCGGCGGCTTGCGCACGGAGGGATGCAGGCCGGAGGGATCGACGATCATGCCGAACTCCTGGAGATTATGCGCGTGGCAGAGCTGATGCAGCGCAAAGGCCTGGTCGATCGCGACGGGCTGGCCCATGACGTCGACGGAGCGATTCACGGCCTCCTTGGTCAGCTTCAGTGCGAAGGACGGCTTTGTCGCGATGCGGCGCGCCAGCTCCAGCACGCGCGACGACAATTCCGCGCGTGGCACGATTTGGTTGACCATGCCGAGCTGATGCGCCTCCTGCGCGCTCCAGCTGTCGGCCGTGAACAGGAACTCCTTGGCCTTGCGTGGCCCCAGCTCCCAGGGATGCACGAACCACTCGACACCGCAGACGCCCATGGTGACGACGGGGTCGCAGAACTGCGCGTCATCGCTGGCGACGATGAGATCGCAGGCCCAGGCCAGCATCAGGCCGCCGGCGATGCACTTGCCGTGCACCTCGGCAATCGTGGGCTTGGCGAGGTTGCGCCAGCGCCGCGTGATCTGGAGATATATTTCCTGCTCGCGCGCGAAGCGGCCATGGGCATTGGGCTCTGCAAAGCCACCCCAATTTCCAATCGGCGGAAAATCGGCACCTGCGGCATTCTTGCCGCCGGGGCGCAAATCGTGACCGGAAGAAAAGTGCGGCCCGTTGCCGGCGAGAATGATCACCTTGACCGCATCGTCCTGCACTGCCGCATCGAAGGCGGCGTTGAGGTCGTAGGTCATTTGCAGGTTTTGCGCGTTGCGCGCCTCGGGCCGGTTCATCACGATCCGGGCAATCGCCGGCTCCAGTCGCTCCACGAGGATGGTCTCGAACGAGGACATCGCTTTTCCCTGGCGTTTCCGTTCTTGTTTTACCCGAGTTGACTATGTGGGCGAGGGATAGGCAAGAGGCTTGCGTCAGCCGGCTGCTGTTCTCGCGCGCCCAATCTGATAGCTTATGCCAGATTTCACCGGGAGAAATTTGATGCGCAAGATCCTGACCGTGCTGGCGGCCCTGGCCTCGCTGAGCTTGACCAATTGCGGCTACAACGCCATCCAGAGCGAGGACGAGCAGATCAAGAGCAACTGGTCCGAGGTGGTGAACCAGTATCAGCGCCGCGCCGATCTCGTGCCCAACCTCGTCAACTCGGTAAAGGGCTTTGCGCAGCAGGAGAAGGACGTGCTGCTCGGCGTCACCAATGCCCGCGCCAAGGTCGGCAGCATCCAGGCGACGCCCGAGGTGCTGAACGACCCCGCAGCGTTCCAGAAATTCCAGGCCGCCCAGGGCGAGCTCTCCAGCGCGCTGTCGCGCCTCCTGGTCGTCACCGAGAACTATCCGCAGCTGAAGTCGGACGCCCTGTTCAAGGATTTGATGTCGCAGCTCGAGGGTACCGAGAACCGCATCACGGTGGCGCGCAACCGCTACATCAAGGCGGTGCAGGATTATAACGTCACCATCCGCTCCTTCCCGAGCAATCTCACCGCGATGATGTTCGGCTACAAGGAGAAGCCGAACTTCTCGGTCGAGAACGAGAAGGAGATCTCGACCGCGCCGAAGGTGGACTTCAACCCGGCGCCCGCGCCGTCGAAGTAAGCGCGTTCGCCTCAAATGCGCGCCCCACACTCCGCAGTCATTCCCCGCGAAGGCGGGGAATCCAGTACGCCGCGGCTTCTCCGTAGCCCGCCGGCGTCTCTGGAATACTGGATCGCCCGATCGAGCCGGGCGATGACCCTGAGTGTATGGTGCGCGGTCATCATTGCGGCGGTATTCCTCGCCTTCGTCATCCCTGCCCACGCCGACGTCGCCGTTCCCCAGCTCACCGGCCGCGTCGTCGACCAGACCGGCACGCTCTCCAGCGCCGACATCGCCGCACTGTCGCAAAAGCTGCGCCATTTCGAGAACCGCAAGGGCAGCCAGGTCGCCGTCCTGATCGTGCCGACGACGCAGCCGGAGACGATCGAGCAGTTCTCGATCCGCGTCGCCGACGCCTGGAAGATCGGCCGCAAGAAGGTCGATGACGGTGCGATCCTCATCGTTGCGAAGAACGACCGGCATTTGCGCATCGAGGTCGGCTACGGGCTCGAAGGCGCGCTCACCGATGTCACGTCACGGCGCATCATCGACGAGATCATCACGCCCAAATTCAGGACGGGCGATTTCGCCGGAGGCATTTCGGACGGCGTCGATCGCATGATCCGCGTGATCGACGGCGAGCCGCTGCCGGTTCCGTCACCAACCGTCAGCTTTGGAAGCCTGGACGATCTCGCTCCGCTCTTCATCGTCACGCTGTTCGTATCGATCGGGGTCGGCGGGTTCTTCCGGGCCATGCTGGGCCGGCTGCTTGGATCGGTGGCGACAGGCGGCATCATCGCAGCGCTGAGCTGGCTCATTCTCGGCTCTTTCGCGCTCGCCATGGTGCTCGGCGTCATCGGCTTCATCATCGGTTTCATCGCCGATCTGTTTTCGGCGATGGGACCGAGTACGGGGTCGTCGCGCGGCGGCGCGTGGTCGGGCGGCTCCTCGGGGGGCGGTTGGAGCAGCGGCTCATCGAGCGACAGCGGCAGCTTCAGCGGCGGCGGGGCCAGTTTCGGCGGCGGCGGCGCCTCGGGGAGCTGGTAGGCATGAGCATCAGGCGCATCGGCAGGCATCTGCTCCAGCATCATTGGCGGGCGAAGCAGATTTTCCCGCAAGCCGTGCTCGACCGCATCGAGCAGGCGATCAAGCAGGGCGAGGCCACCCATTCCGGCCAGGTCCGTTTTGTGGTCGAAGGCGCGCTCGACGGCGGGCCGCTGTTCCGCAACCAGCCGGCGCGCGAGCGCGCGCTCGACGTCTTCTCGCATCTGCGCATCTGGGATACCGCGCACAACAACGGCGTCCTCATCTATCTCCTGCTTGCCGACCGTGACGTCGAGATCGTGGCCGACCGCGGCATCGACGCGAAGGTCGGAGGCGAGGGCTGGGAGAGCATCTGCCGTGCGATGGAGGCGGAGTTCAGGTCAGGCCAGTTCGAACGCGGCGTGATCGACGGCATCGCGGCGGTGTCGCGCGAGCTGGCAAAGCATTTCCCGCCGCAAGGCGCGCATCGCAACGAGCTGCCGGACGAACCGGTGGTGATGTAAGCTTTACGTCGTCCCGGCGAAGGCCGGGACCCATATGTGGACGGCCCCCGTGGCACAAGAGCTTTGTGAGGTTTGATCGGATCGCTTGCATCCATATGTGCGGCCTGTTGATGCAGCTTTGTAGCCGCTGGCCAAGATGGTTTCCGCAACACGAGTTCCAATCACCGCTGCGACCTTGCTCGGCCAATGGGTCCCACGGATTTGCTCGCGTCTCGGGTCGACCGATCACACCATCTCCTCTGCTCCTGCAGCTCCGGTTCGGTCGGCGGACTAAGTCGCCGGCCGGCCGAATCTCTCAACTACGCGGCAACGGCCATTTGGGCATCGATCCGCGCGCTATCGTAGCTTTCCCCCGTGGTCATCAGTTTCCAGGCGATGCGAGCCATCTTGTTGGCCAGCGCCACTGCGGCCAGCTTCGGCGTCTTGCGCTTCAACAGCTCGATCAGCCAGCGAGGCCCGCGATCTCGGGTTTTGGCCATCTTCACCACCGAGGTTGCCCCGACCACCAGCAGCTGACGTAGCCTCTCATCACCTGCCCGGGTGATCTTGCCGAGCCGGGTCTTTCCCGCAGTGGAATGGTCCTTGGGCGTCAGGCCGAGCCAGGCTGCGAACAGCCGCCCCGAGCGGAAGGCGTGTGGGTCGGGCGCCTTCATCACCAGCGCCGCCGCCGTGACCGGACCGATCCCCGGGATCTGCGCCAATCGCCGGCTCGTGGCATCGGCCCGGTGCCAGGCCAGCAGCTTGGCCTCGACCGCCTTCAGCTCGACCTGCACCTGGTCATATTGGCGAGCCAGCATCGCAAACAGCTCGCGGGCCAGCGCCGGCACGCCTTCGTCCTGGCTGATCGCCGCCAGGAACGCGGCGAGCTTGTCCAGCCCCTTGGCCGCGATCAGACCGAACTCCGCCGCATGCCCGCGGATCGTGTTGGAGAGTTGCGTGCGACGCGCGACCAATTGCTCGCGGACGCCCAGCAGCATCAGTGCAGCCTGCTGCTCCGCCGTCTTCACCGCCACATACCGCATCCGCGGCCGGCTCGCCGCCTCGCACAGCCCTTCCGCATCGCGCCCGTCGTTCTTGTTGCGCGGCACGTAGGGCTTCACCAGCTGCGGCGCAATCAGCTTGAACGTGTGTCCCAGCCGGCCGAGCTCGCGTGCCAAGTGGTGGGCGGCCCCGCAAGCCTCGATCACGACCACCGTCGGCGGCAGCTTGGCAAAAAACTCCAGCATCGCCTTGCGGCTGAGCCGCTTGCGCAACACGACCTGCTCGGAGGCGTCAACGCCATGGAGCTGGAAAATATACTTCGACGTATCCATTCCAATGCGGATAATCTGACCCACGGACGGCTCCTGTGAATGAGTGTGTGACAACCTCATTCTGGCACACTGATGCCGTAGGGGGCCGTCCACCCCATCACCGCGAGGTCTACCGATCGCACGCGGTGTAACTCCTGAACGACGAGTCTTCGCCAAACTACCCCCGGGGGTTATGGATCCCGGCCTTCGCCGGGACGATATCGTGGAGGTGATTGTGCGTCCCTTCGTGCATCCACGCGCGAAGCGCAGGCCCATTCAATCATCGAGCTTATTTAAATCCCGCACCGATTGCATGATCGGCTCGAAATTCGAGCGCGCATCCAGCGCGTCAAACAGTTGCGCCGTGTCCTCCAGCAATCCGTGTGACCTCGCAATCGCGATCCGCACATCGTCTTGCGGCGTGTCTGACAAGCGCCCGTGTCCCGACAGCAGGAGCTTCGAATCGAGCCCCTTGAGGCGTTCCAGCGACTGTATGTAGTCGGCAATGCTGCCCGAACCGAACACGCCGCCCATCACGCCGCCGGGCATTAGCGTATCGGCGGCGAACAGCAGGCCCTTATCCTGGTCGAACAGCGTGATGCAGGCCGAGGTGTGGCCCGGCGTGTGCATCACATTGAGGCGGAAATTGCCGAGGTCGATCAGATTGCCTTCCTCGAGCCAGATGTCGATGTTGATCGGCACTTTCGGCTCGTTGAACATCTTTCGCAGCATCGAGAAATCGTCGCGCAGCATGATCTTGTTGGCGGCGAGCCGATGCGCGGCGACGAAGGTGCGGCGCTCATTGAAGTGCCAGGCCGCGCCGATATGGTCGAGATGCTCATGGCTCAGCACCACCATGTCGATCTTTTCCGGCGGACAGCCCGCGAAAGTCAGACACTCGACCATCGCCGGATAGTTCGACGACAGCCCGACATCGATCAGGATCGTGCGCGCCGAGCCGCGCACCAGATAGGCGTTCGCCGCGCGGTTAGTGAAGCGGATCTGGTAAACGTTGTCTGCCGCCTCGATCAGTGTGCAGGTGTCGTTCTTCATCAGGACCGGAAAGGAGGTCAGCTTGCAGTCGCTCATGATTGTGCCGCCGGGTAGTTGACGGCGTTGGACGCGCGCAGGCGTTTGGAGAGCGCATCCATTACCATCAGCGCGAATGCAGGCTGCTGGCTGACCAGATAGACGAAGCGGGCGTGGTTGATCCGCATCACCTTCGTGTTCGGTGCCGATGCGATCGCGGTGGCCGAGCGCGCCGAGCCGTCGATCACTGCCATCTCGCCGAAGAACTCGCCCTTGCCGAGCTTGATGATGCTGGTCTTGCTGGCGCCGTTCACCTTGGCGATCTCGACCTCACCGTCGAGCACGACGAACAGCTCGCGGCCGGTCGAGCCTTCTTCGAAGATGACGTCATCGACACCAAACGCGTTGATGCACTTCTCGATCGTCATGGCACCCCCCAAACGCCTTCTGGCTGACGGGATAGGCCATGTTAGCCGGGGAACGGTGATGGGCAAACAACCGGTTTACGCCGCGCCATTGCGCAGCCGTTCATCTTCGCCCGGTTACAAATTGTCTTACGCCCGCCACGCCGGTTCCACTTTCCCGGCCAAATTCGGCCTCGGACGAGTTCCTAAAATTTCGGTAAGCGGGTCCCGAGGTAAGGAATTCGCAAGCAATGAAAGTTACCAAAAGGTCAACCTAGACTGGAGAATTTGAGCCGTGAGCGAACCAATGCCCGAGCAGGCCACCCTGGATAACGGCGCCGGCGAAGCCGCATCGACCGCGCCGCAGGTCGTCGAGGCCGTCGCCGGGATCGAGGCCCCCTCGATCGCCCCCGATCATGAGGCGCCCCCCAAGCCTGATCCGGTCAAGATCGAGCCGCCAAAAATCGAGGCAGCAAGGATCGAGGTGCCGAAGCTCGAGGCCAAAGCCGAGACCAAGCCCGACCCGAAGCCCGGCAAGCTGATCGTGATGGCGCCGTCAGAGCGCTCTTGGGACGGCTCCTGGGACCGCGAGGACTTTGCCCCCCATGTGAAGGCCGAGGAGCCGCGCGAGACCGGCGGCAAGCGCCGCCTGTCGGCGATGGCCGCGGTGGTGGTGATTGCCGCTTGCGTCGGCGCGATCAGCGGTGCGCTCGCGACCGCCGGCATGATGCGTTTTGCCGCCCCGGCCCAGGCGCCGGTCCAGGTCGCCGACACCAGCGCGCTGGACGCTTCTGTCGCGCGGATCGATGCCGACCTCGTCGCACTGAAGGCCAACGTCGAGCACAGCTCGAAGACCGGCGTCAGCCAGGTCAACCGGGCCAATGACCGCCTCGACAAGCTCGAGAAGGCCCAGGCCGAACCGTTGGCTAAGATCGCAAAACTGTCGGAGACGGTCGACAAGCTCCGCGCCACGCCGCCCGCCGCCCCGGCGCAGGCGGCCGCCGCGCCCGCCAAGGAAACCACTGGTTCGATCGCCCCGACCCAGGTTGCGACCGCAGCGCCAGTCGCGGCTCCCGCACCCGCCGCCCCCAAAACCGAGGTCGGCCGCTTGCCGACGATCGAAGGCTGGAGGCTGCGCGACGTCG
This genomic stretch from Bradyrhizobium sp. CCGB12 harbors:
- a CDS encoding S1C family serine protease, translated to MNRRYAIAAAVFAALLLAITSAKILHVPSSYVPWAAPSARAVEQRGPLSDGEKATIDIFERVSPSVVQVAVKSAANPLMSEEGQGSGGASGTGFVWDRDGHLVTNNHVVANGNEIAVRFASGEVAEVELVGRAPNYDLAVLRIRSVRQLPPPIALGSSNDLKVGQSAFAIGNPFGLDQSMTSGIISALKRRLPTHGGREIANVIQTDAAINPGNSGGPLLDSAGRLIGVTTAIISPSGSNAGIGFAVPVDIVNRIVPELIRNGRVPTPGIGIVAAGEDVSTRLGVEGVIVVRTAPGSPAEQAGIRGVNFSTGAVGDIITAVEGKPVRRLADLTDALEQVGAGKTVRITVKRGSDSRDVNVGIIDIERS
- a CDS encoding xanthine dehydrogenase family protein molybdopterin-binding subunit → MNILPGNLRFGAGQPVKRLEDQRLLTGKGQFIDDKPEDGALWLHVLRSPHAHAKIVSVDTGVAASMPGVIAVYTGADLVKDDVGSIPTLSIFKRPDGKPMTVPPRRLLAHEVVRYAGEAVAAVVASSRTEAQSAAEAIVVEYDVQPAVVDPVEAVKPGAPVVWPEAPDNIVGAMAYGDAVKVDEAFAKAAHTVELDVVSQRLVPSAMEPRSTIAEIDKKSGRLLLHVQSQTPASTRDVLAEAVLKRPKDSVRVLVGDIGGGFGQKTNLYPEDGIVAYAATKLNKKIRWRGDRTDEFVGGTHGRDLTSTASFALDEKGKVLAYRVKSIGCTGAYSSGAANIIPLVLGPFVQTGVYDLPLVHFEVQSVMTHTAPVGAYRGAGRPEAVFIVERLFDAAARKIGMDPRAIRKANYIKPAQLPYTNAAGQVYDSGAFAHMLDRAVKLADWDGFAARKKAAKKKGLLYGRGLTSYIEWTGGRAHTEKVSLHATSQGRVVLHSGTMAMGQGLQTTYTQMISDTLGIAMDKIDVVQGDTDLAMGFGSVGSRSLFVGGTAVAVSSNDLIQKAREKAANVLETSVEDIEYQGGMLTVVGTDRRISLFDLAEKESGAKLSVDSEGEVDGPSWPNGTHICEVEIDPETGVSKVVRYTTVDDVGVAVNPMLVTGQIHGGVAQGIGQALYEGVSYDADGQLLTASYQDYCIPRADDVPPIVVTLDDSAPCRTNPLGAKGCGESGAIGGPPCVTNGVMDALAELGITQLNTPLTPQKIWNAISDAKTS
- a CDS encoding acyl-CoA dehydrogenase family protein; translated protein: MDLSFNAEERAFQDEVRGFIAKNLTDEMKRATALTPSVFSDPDIGMAWQRALHRQGWGAPGWPVEHGGPDWTPAQRWIFETESARAGVPNVNVMGVKMVGPVIIGFGSPEQKNFYLPRILSGEDYWCQGYSEPGSGSDLSSLKTRAVRDGDDYIINGTKIWTTHAHHANRMFALVRTSDGPRQQEGISFILIDMKTPGITTRPILTIGGDHEVNQVFFDDVRVPVANRVGEEGKGWTYGKYLLEFERGSGIASAKLREGLKAIADLAESDLTGRAIDSPDIATRISEVEVDIDALEMTELRVLSALQTGQNPGAVSSILKLRNSEIRQAVTRLGADVIGHDALAVEPMRPLYKLNHEPATPEEMLTVVPEYLNGRAYTIFGGTSEIQRDIIAKMMLGI
- a CDS encoding acyl-CoA dehydrogenase family protein — encoded protein: MDLNLSDKQRLLRESAERFVAESYDADHRRKMANDPLGFSPDVWKLFAELGWLALPLPEEFGGLGGGAVDVGILMEAFGRGLVSEPYVATVVLGAALIDRCGTKEQKQASLPKVADGSLKLAFAHSERAARFDLAKVATVANKTVQGWRLTGSKIAVLDGHAADEIIVSAVTHDHHGPSGRIGLFVVPATVPGLAISDYARLGGGRACNIALSDVHLPKDALLGDDRDALPAIEWAVDRAIAALGAEAVGIMQTLLETTLEYTKIRKQFGRPLSANQVIRHRLADMAMQVDESRSMALRAALKADSPPVERARAASGAKAKIGKCARFVGEQSIQLHGGMGVTEELEVGAYFKRLVAFDTLFGGSAHHYGRHAGLGRTAVPA
- a CDS encoding enoyl-CoA hydratase → MSSFETILVERLEPAIARIVMNRPEARNAQNLQMTYDLNAAFDAAVQDDAVKVIILAGNGPHFSSGHDLRPGGKNAAGADFPPIGNWGGFAEPNAHGRFAREQEIYLQITRRWRNLAKPTIAEVHGKCIAGGLMLAWACDLIVASDDAQFCDPVVTMGVCGVEWFVHPWELGPRKAKEFLFTADSWSAQEAHQLGMVNQIVPRAELSSRVLELARRIATKPSFALKLTKEAVNRSVDVMGQPVAIDQAFALHQLCHAHNLQEFGMIVDPSGLHPSVRKPPAAGE